CCAGACAGGGAGAGCATCATGCACAGACACCGTAATCAGCATAGCCAGATGGGCAGAGCAtcatgcacagacacagtaaTGTGCATAGCCAGATGGGCAGAGCATCTTGCACAGACACAGTAATGTGCATAGCCAGACAGGCAGAGCATCAtgcacagacagcagacagacagacagacacacctgctgctgctccagctgGCTTTTGTTTTGTCGGATGATGTTCCCCTTTTCCAGCAACTGCTTTTGGTTTTTCTCAAACTCTTCCTTCCCCTGAAAATGCCACAGGTGTGAAACAGGCATCACCTCAAATGACATTTCACATCCACAAATGCAGACATATGCAAAGACaccacaggcgcacacacacacagcacacacacacagcacacacacacacacacagcacacacaaagcacacacacagctcacacagcacacacacagcacacacacacacacacagcacacacacacacacacacacagcacacacacacagacacacacacacagcacacacacacagcacacacacatacacacacacacacacacacagcacacacacacacacagcacacacacacacagcacacacacacagcacacacacagcacacacacacacacacagcacacacacacacacagcacacacacacagcacacacacacacagcacacacacacagcacacacacacacacacacacagcacacacacacacacacacacacagcacacacacacatacacacacagcacacacacatacacacacagcacacacacacagcacacacacacagcacacacacacacagcacacacacacacacacacacagcacacacacatacacacacagcacacacacacagcacacacacagcacacacacacacacacacagcacacacacacagcacacacacacacagcacacacacacacacacagcacacacacatacacacacagcacacacacatacacacacagcacacacacacacacacacacagcacacacacacatagcacacacacatacacacacagcacacacacacacacagcacacacacacagcacacacacacacacacacacacacagcacacacacatacacacacagcacacacacatacacacacagcacacacacacagcacacacacacacacagcacacacacacacacacagcacacacacacacacacagcacacacagcacacacacacacagaacttggCCAGCACCAACCGCtgtgccatccatccatgcatccatccgtCCTTTTGTAACCACTAATCCTATTATTATGGGCCGCAGGGAGTCCAGAGTATATCCTGGAGGCCatagacacaaggcagggaacaacccaggatggaacGCCAAGAGATCAcagggcactcacacaccactcaaaGCTATGCCGTCAGATGTTATTTAGTATACAGTGAAGGATGTCATTCCTCATATACCCATATAAGCAACAACTTTGTCACGGTTCGTCCTACATTAATAGCCACACGCAGGTATGCAGATATGAAGCCACTCTTAGTATGTCCCCTCCTGCATGACACTGTAAAGCATCATGGGTATGATGCATGCGTGTGGTGACGCGTGGTGTTGGGGTGAGTGTGGGGGGAGGCTGTTACAGGGGGTTAGGGCTCTGCAGTGGGAACATGTAATATCCTCTCAGCCTTCCCCTTGGCCAGTACTGATTAATGGAAGCAACCATTCCCTGTTTATAAGTGCCTGGTGAATTCGCTGGGCTGTATGAAACATTAACCAGAGTGCCATCGACCATGACTCAGGAGCGATACCTGTAAATGCACGTAATCGTAGTCTTCCATCCAGCCTTCCTCCGTGGTGTCATACGGCCTCTCCTGGGACTCCTCCTCTGTCGTGAACTTGGGtggtgaggggagggggcgggACTGGATATTGGTCCTCTCGGGCAGCCCCGTCTGATAGGCTGAGATGTTATTGTTGTTGCCCGGGGCCTCAACAGGCTGCTGCTTGGCCTTCCTGAACAGCAGCGTGGCATTGCCGTGCAGGAAGGAGGCCAGCTGTTTAGTGTCGTCTGGCACGCCCCGTGAGCACATGACCAGGCGGTCCAGGTCGTCGCcgccagggggcggggccagcagGGCACCCAGGGCCCAGCCCGTGCCTTCCAGCGACTGGCTGTGCTGCAGGAGGCCCTGGTACCCCTCTTCCATCTTGTGGAGCTGCCTGCTCAGCTTGGCCTGCAGCGTGCGGTCGGGTGCCAGGGCGGCGTTGGCCACAGCGCCACGGGCAAACTCCAGCAGCTCCCCGACGGACACCTTCACGCGCTCAACGGCCTGCCGTAGCGCCGGGAGGCTGGCCTCCATCTGCTGGGCGCTGCGCCAGTTCCCGCTGACGAAGGACATCAGCAAGGAGACGGAGCCCTGCACGGCCTGCTGCAGGCGCGCCAGCCGCTCCATGGCCGGCTCCAGCTCCAGGTTCAGGCGGCCCGCGCCGGCCGAGGAGGAGCACGACGACGACTCCTTGACGGGCACCAGGTCCAGGGAGGAGGTGGAGAGATTGCTACGCGTGCTGCCCGTGCTGGAGGCCGAGAGGCGCTTGAAGCTGACACTAAGCTCTTCAGCGCCCCCTGTCGCCGAGGCTGCGTCACGCACTACCTGCGGCGGCACGTCGTACACATAGTCGTCGGCGTCTTCACTGCCGGCCGGTCGCTCGCGTGGGAAGTCGTAGATGTCCTGGGGCCCGCAGGAGACACCAGGCCTCAGGCTGGCCGGGATGTCGTAGACCTCCTGGCCGAGAGCCGGGCCGTCCGAGGGCCACCTGCCCGGCAGAGTGGGGGGCGGCACGTCGTACACGTCCTCAGGGGCCGTGCTGGGACCTGGGGTCTTGCTTTCGGGGCTCGCCGCCTTCACGAAGTGGGGGGGCACGTCATACGTCTCTTCCCTGATGGGGCCGTCTGGCACGTCCTTGCTGACGGAGGGAGGGAAGTCGTACACctgagggggggcagagaggcaTGACCTGTGAGTGCCTGGGCGAAAGTGGCCGTTccaggattggggggggggggtacagagaCAAAGTCTAACCGTTTGCTGGGACAGAGCTTGGCTCTTGTCTATGCTGGGCGGAGTGTCATAGATCTCCTGGCCACTGTCTTGCCTTGGGGGTCCCTTCACGGCCATGGGGGGCGTGTCGTACACCTAGAGAGGGGGGAAGAGGGTTAAAATCATCCTCACATGTACACAACAATCACATGGCCCTGGCTGGCAGCCCGGGGACACGCGGCATCTGTCCCAGAGCGGCACGCAGCCAGATATCACTGAATCACGCAGACAGAGCAATTACCCACGACACTGCAGCACCGGCTGCAATTCCTCACGCTGACACTCGGAGGTGCTACAGGCAGCGGAATGACCGGGTTCAATCACGGCAGCTGAATCTGGCCAGTTCAGGAGTGAACCCAAAACCAAGGCGGCTAATTAAATCAAGCTCTCAAGAGCTCATCAGCGTGATTCACTTTAATGAGAAGCTAATGGGGAGGGGCTGTTTTTCTGTCTTAATCTCTAGCCCAGggggggcaatcttatccgcaacgggccggtgtgtatgcaggtttttgggataacctgtaggtcagctgttcatacccaggtgtgaggactcttcagccaatcagtcctctaattagtaatctaattagggagctgcagcgaaaacccgcatacacaccggccctttgcggataagattggctacccctgctCTAGCCGCACCGTCTTACCAGAAAATTCTATCATCCCCTCTCTGCCACCTCGCTCTTGCATGTCTGCTCTGAGTGGGCGAAACGTTcaggtgcgtgggggggggatgcttgACAGCGACATTGATTCCCGCGGCAGGAAGGCCGTGCTTCACACCTCCGGTGAGGAATGGATTTCCTGTCGGTGGGCTGGGTGCGCAGCCCCGGAACGGAGCGGCGGAAGTGGGCCGATGCCCGCTGCAGCTCACTGCACAAGTCTAATATAACGGGGGCTTCTGGTTTGCATCCCTGAGAGGAGACCTGGGCCACGGTGTCAAGGACGTGCAGCAACAGTGACATGACACTTTGTCCTCTGAAGGTGCTTAGGGCTTCAGCAATGCTGGTATAGTGCAGTCCGGGACATTACCCATTCAgtcgttcattcattcatttattcattcagttGCCAGTTGGCTTATCAAGCTGACACTTACATATGAATATGAATAGaccataaataaatgaaaagcgACTGCTGGCTTTGCTATCGAGTCCACATTTCATACTCTCGCGAGGGGTCATGTGGGGTTATCTGTCCCCGCAGGATAGCAGAATCTATCCGTGAGCTTGAACACGCAGACACCAGTTCACGGCCCGCACGCGCTGCCGCGCACACGCATTTGCACGCGCACGTACGCAGTCAGCTTCACAGCGATATACATATTCATGCTGAGGCGTGTTCTGCTGATTGAGGCCGTGCGAGATCAATGCAGATCTGCGTGAGGAATACCAAAGACCGACGGGGTGTGCCCTTGTCGAGTGACAGACAGGCTCCCTGGCTGCTCCTTAATCCCCATTAAAATGCatagaacacccccccccaccccattgaGACTCATGGGTAAAA
The Paramormyrops kingsleyae isolate MSU_618 chromosome 13, PKINGS_0.4, whole genome shotgun sequence DNA segment above includes these coding regions:
- the bcar1 gene encoding breast cancer anti-estrogen resistance protein 1 isoform X3, whose amino-acid sequence is MSVPNVLAKALYDNVAESPDELSFRKGDIMTVLERDTQGLEGWWLCSLHGRQGIVPGNRLKILVGMYDKQQPGQLAPPQPSAYTKALPSSQYTAMHPAFPAGSPTPSPSPGPAPGIPDTVYMLPPNHGKPSTHSLYQGLTKGSSPLQKSASPVQYEASEQDVYQVPPGTGGPGHGQDIYQVPPSMSQNQDIYQIPPSMEKRSWTSSKPPGKVVVPTRIGQVYVYETGKTEQDEYDVPRHLAPSQDIYDVPPTRNQYNQQVYDTPPMAVKGPPRQDSGQEIYDTPPSIDKSQALSQQTVYDFPPSVSKDVPDGPIREETYDVPPHFVKAASPESKTPGPSTAPEDVYDVPPPTLPGRWPSDGPALGQEVYDIPASLRPGVSCGPQDIYDFPRERPAGSEDADDYVYDVPPQVVRDAASATGGAEELSVSFKRLSASSTGSTRSNLSTSSLDLVPVKESSSCSSSAGAGRLNLELEPAMERLARLQQAVQGSVSLLMSFVSGNWRSAQQMEASLPALRQAVERVKVSVGELLEFARGAVANAALAPDRTLQAKLSRQLHKMEEGYQGLLQHSQSLEGTGWALGALLAPPPGGDDLDRLVMCSRGVPDDTKQLASFLHGNATLLFRKAKQQPVEAPGNNNNISAYQTGLPERTNIQSRPLPSPPKFTTEEESQERPYDTTEEGWMEDYDYVHLQGKEEFEKNQKQLLEKGNIIRQNKSQLEQQQLKQFERLEQEVSRPINNDPSGWSPPSHYGASRGGLSASDRQLLLFYLEQCEANITTLTNAVDAFYSAIGANQPPKIFVAHSKFVILSAHKLVFIGDTLARQAKSSEVRARVTQYSNALCEKLKDIVVSTKTAALQYPSASAARDMTERVRELATRTQHFRTVLTQLAAM
- the bcar1 gene encoding breast cancer anti-estrogen resistance protein 1 isoform X1; protein product: MKSIIVKNVLAKALYDNVAESPDELSFRKGDIMTVLERDTQGLEGWWLCSLHGRQGIVPGNRLKILVGMYDKQQPGQLAPPQPSAYTKALPSSQYTAMHPAFPAGSPTPSPSPGPAPGIPDTVYMLPPNHGKPSTHSLYQGLTKGSSPLQKSASPVQYEASEQDVYQVPPGTGGPGHGQDIYQVPPSMSQNQDIYQIPPSMEKRSWTSSKPPGKVVVPTRIGQVYVYETGKTEQDEYDVPRHLAPSQDIYDVPPTRNQYNQQVYDTPPMAVKGPPRQDSGQEIYDTPPSIDKSQALSQQTVYDFPPSVSKDVPDGPIREETYDVPPHFVKAASPESKTPGPSTAPEDVYDVPPPTLPGRWPSDGPALGQEVYDIPASLRPGVSCGPQDIYDFPRERPAGSEDADDYVYDVPPQVVRDAASATGGAEELSVSFKRLSASSTGSTRSNLSTSSLDLVPVKESSSCSSSAGAGRLNLELEPAMERLARLQQAVQGSVSLLMSFVSGNWRSAQQMEASLPALRQAVERVKVSVGELLEFARGAVANAALAPDRTLQAKLSRQLHKMEEGYQGLLQHSQSLEGTGWALGALLAPPPGGDDLDRLVMCSRGVPDDTKQLASFLHGNATLLFRKAKQQPVEAPGNNNNISAYQTGLPERTNIQSRPLPSPPKFTTEEESQERPYDTTEEGWMEDYDYVHLQGKEEFEKNQKQLLEKGNIIRQNKSQLEQQQLKQFERLEQEVSRPINNDPSGWSPPSHYGASRGGLSASDRQLLLFYLEQCEANITTLTNAVDAFYSAIGANQPPKIFVAHSKFVILSAHKLVFIGDTLARQAKSSEVRARVTQYSNALCEKLKDIVVSTKTAALQYPSASAARDMTERVRELATRTQHFRTVLTQLAAM
- the bcar1 gene encoding breast cancer anti-estrogen resistance protein 1 isoform X2, which gives rise to MNYLNVLAKALYDNVAESPDELSFRKGDIMTVLERDTQGLEGWWLCSLHGRQGIVPGNRLKILVGMYDKQQPGQLAPPQPSAYTKALPSSQYTAMHPAFPAGSPTPSPSPGPAPGIPDTVYMLPPNHGKPSTHSLYQGLTKGSSPLQKSASPVQYEASEQDVYQVPPGTGGPGHGQDIYQVPPSMSQNQDIYQIPPSMEKRSWTSSKPPGKVVVPTRIGQVYVYETGKTEQDEYDVPRHLAPSQDIYDVPPTRNQYNQQVYDTPPMAVKGPPRQDSGQEIYDTPPSIDKSQALSQQTVYDFPPSVSKDVPDGPIREETYDVPPHFVKAASPESKTPGPSTAPEDVYDVPPPTLPGRWPSDGPALGQEVYDIPASLRPGVSCGPQDIYDFPRERPAGSEDADDYVYDVPPQVVRDAASATGGAEELSVSFKRLSASSTGSTRSNLSTSSLDLVPVKESSSCSSSAGAGRLNLELEPAMERLARLQQAVQGSVSLLMSFVSGNWRSAQQMEASLPALRQAVERVKVSVGELLEFARGAVANAALAPDRTLQAKLSRQLHKMEEGYQGLLQHSQSLEGTGWALGALLAPPPGGDDLDRLVMCSRGVPDDTKQLASFLHGNATLLFRKAKQQPVEAPGNNNNISAYQTGLPERTNIQSRPLPSPPKFTTEEESQERPYDTTEEGWMEDYDYVHLQGKEEFEKNQKQLLEKGNIIRQNKSQLEQQQLKQFERLEQEVSRPINNDPSGWSPPSHYGASRGGLSASDRQLLLFYLEQCEANITTLTNAVDAFYSAIGANQPPKIFVAHSKFVILSAHKLVFIGDTLARQAKSSEVRARVTQYSNALCEKLKDIVVSTKTAALQYPSASAARDMTERVRELATRTQHFRTVLTQLAAM